In Bacillus sp. FJAT-45350, the genomic window TTAAATGGCTTATCAACCAAAGTCTTACCGTAAGTTTTTAGCAACATCATTATCAGCAGCAATGGTAGCTACTGTAGCAGCACCATTAGCAGTACCTACAACAACAGAAGCAGCTTCTAAGTTCCCGGACGTAGCAAGTAATGCTTATTATGCAGATGCAGTAGAATACCTTGTAAACAAAGGTGTTATCGAAGGTATGCCGAACGGAACTTTCGCACCAAACGAAGGAGTTACTCGTGCACAAGCAGCTAAGATGCTTGCTGAAGCTTTAGAGCTTGAAGTTAGCACAACTGCAACTCTAGGATTCTCTGATACTAAGAATGACGCTTGGTACGCACCATACGTTGCAGCATTAGTTGAAGAAGGAATCATCGAAGGTCTTCCAGACGGAACTTTCGCTCCAAATGCAACAATCACTCGTGCTCAATTAGCTAAAATGGTAGTTGAAGCTTATGAATTAGAGCAAGACGCAACTGCTATTATCCCATTCACTGATACTGTAGCTGGTGCTTGGTATGAAGATTATGTAAATACTTTATTCTCATTAGGTGTAGTTAATGGTATGACTGACACTACATTTGCACCTGGTGCAACTGTAACACGTGCTCAATCAGCTGTATTCTTACACAGAACATTAGAACCAACTGAGCGTGTAGACGTACCTCGTGACGAGCCTGTTTACACTTCTCCAACAATCGTATCTGTTGATGCAGCAGTAAATGCTAACAAAACAGTACTAGTAACTGGTGATGCAGCACTTCTTGATGAAGTAACTGTTGAAATCTTTGAAGTGGATGTTGAAGAAGCATTAGTAACAGCAGAAGTAGAAGTACAAAATGACTCATTTGAATTCACTTCAGAGGAACTTGCTAACGGAAACTACGTAGTTGTTGTATCTGCTGAAGATGTGGATGCTGTTGAAGTTGAGTTCAGTGTTACTGATGTAACAGCAGCTCCTGGAACAATAACATTTGAAAATCAACCACAGACTACTACTCTAGCTTTTGGAGCACCTTTAAATGAAGTATTTAAATTCCAAGTAACTGCTGGAAATGATGATATTACATTACGTTCTATCCAATTAAATCAGTATGGTACTGCTAGAACAACTACTCAAGATATTGTAAATATACATTTAATGGTGGATGGAGAGATCGTAACTTCTGGTACTATTAATACTCATAGTCAAGTTCGTTTAAACCGCCAAGTTACAGTGCCCAAAAATTCAACTCTTGAATTTGTGGTTTTAGCTGACATTAACTCTACAGCAGGTGCTACAAGAACAGTTCAGTTTGGTCTTGATAGTGTAAATGGAATTAATGCTAATGCTAATATTAACGGTTCTTTTCCAGCAATAGGTAACTCATTCTCACTAATTGCAGGTAATGTTGGTAGTTTATCACTTACTCAAAATACAACACCACGTACTGTTGAAGTAGGGAAAGAACAAGAGACTATTGGACAATTCTCTTTACAACCAGTAGATGAAGCTGTAGAGGTAAGATCGGTAACGCTTACTGCTAGAGATTTAGATACTGATAAATTTGCCAATTACTACCTATATAACAATCGTACTGGTGAACGTATTGATGTTGAAGGTATTATACGTTCAAACGATAAAGTAGTATTTAATTTAGCAAACAATCCAATTAAGGTTGATAGAAATCAAAGTTTCCAGTTCCAACTTAAAGCTGACCCTACTGATGTAACTGGAGGGAATCCTAATTCAAGATTTGAAATTCAGAATTCTTACGATATAATTGCAAAAGGACTAAATAGTGGCTTTAATAACAATACTACTGTAACAAGTCCAATTCAGTTATCGGGTCAAATTACAGTTAATGCTGGACTACCTGAGTTATTAATTAGTACAAAATCACCAAGAGCTAATGATACTATCGTTGCTACTTCTTCAGAGGCAGGTGTTGTACGTGAGTATAACTTTGTAACTAAAGGTGAAGATTTAGAGCTTCGTAACGTATCATTCCATGTAAATGCACAAGATGCATTACAAAATCCTGTTGCACTTAACCAAATCCGTGAAGTACAACTTATTGATAAAAATTCTGGTTCTGTAGTAGCTAATGTTACTAATTTAACTGGTACAGGTGCAAATACATTTACTGTTAATAATATTAATTGGTTATTTGACCGTGCAAAGACATCGGAGTTACAAACTCGTGTGATTTTAGCTGATAGTTCAACTGTTCGCTATGTAGATGTACGTCTTGGTGAACTAACATATAGGCTAACGGATACAAGAACTGATAATACTATTCATAATGGTGGGTTACCAACATCAGCACAGTTTAAACAAGTGGCTGCAGAAGGCACAGTGAAAATTAGTGATGATGGCGGACAAATTAAGGGTTACTCTTTATCATCAGGATTATCTGAGGCTTCTTTAGGAGGATTTACATTTAAACCTGAAAATGAAAATGTAGACCTTCGTAAAGTATATATAAATGCATCTGCTTTAGGTTCAGGTACCGCATTAAATAATGTGTTAGCTAACCCTGTATTAAAAGTTGAAGATACAGTTGTTGGTTATGGTACATTTAACGGCAACCAAATTAGATTTGACCTATCTACAGCTTACCAGTTAGAAAAAAATGAAGAAGTTGAACTACAATTATACGCAGATGTTCTGGACTCTCCAAGTGTAACAACTGCAGATGTACTTAACCTTAATTTAACTAGTTATGAAACTCGAAGTTCTACTACAGGAAACATTGTTCCAGTAACTGGTTTGACACAGTCTTTAACTGAAGAAACTAGTACATCTGGTGTTTACGAAACGTTCAACTTCCGTGATACATCAGTTGTAGTTGATGTAAGTAATGAAGCGGTTGATACTAGTTGGGGAACTTCTCGTACCCTATTAAGGTTCACTGTAGATAATCTTGCTAGCGTAGAAACTAATGAGAAACGTGCAACATTAGAGCAAGTACAGTTTAAAAACTTATTTAACTTTACTGCTGCTGCAACATCGAATGATGTACTTACATTTGTAGTTAGAAGAAATAATTTAAACCCGGTTACAAGCGGTACGTCAGTATTCTCTACAGATGCCAATGGTAATCATGTTATTACAGCAACTGGTGGAAGCCGTGTAGTTGGTGGTACAAAATCTGAAACATTCTTACTTAATGCTGACTTAAGCGAAGCTGGTTTTGAGGGTACAAGAATGCGTTTAGATGCTGTACGTGGTAATTGGATTATTCGCGATAACAGTGGTAATGTAATTACTCCTTTATTCAAAAACGATAAAGGACCTGATATTAGAATAAACTAAAATTGGTGTTCATAATAAGGGTATTTAACTTAGCCCTATAAAGAAGAACAGGCTATCCTAAAAGTCAAAATGGACTTGGGATAGCCCTTTTTATTTGGCCTTCCTTTAAAAATTAAGGACACAATTTCTTAATTCTATCTCTTTAGAACCAATGTGGGCTAACCCGCATTGGTTCTAACCATTTGGTCCCACATAGTTTTCTTTAAGTTGGATGCTTCTTTACTTCTTTAGCTGGTGATATGCCAACTCCTTTAACACAACACAAGTCATCCAACCCTGCATCATAAACCGCTTTTGGTGATTTAAAATACCCAATTAATCGCTCTTGTAAAACAGGACCGACTCCTTTACCTCGTACTAAACCATATCCAATATTCTAACAAGGCTACCACGCTTTCAATTTACTAGTAGCTAGGAGGTTAACTAAACAATAACAAATTCTTTTTCTAACGCTCTAAATCTCTAGATAGTAAGGTAGCCAACATATGCTTCCTCGATATTTTTTCGTTCCCATTCATCAAGAAAAAGAACACCATGGTGAGCTAAGGCAATTTCGCCTGTTAAGGGACGATCTCTACCGCCAATGAGAGAATTCGTTGAGGCATTATGAGGAGCACGAAACGGTCGACTCGTAATCAAACCACCATTTTTTTCAACACTGTAGATTTTTGTGATTTCTAACGCTTCTTGCTCGGTCATTGGTGGTAAAGTGGTCGGCAGTCGTTAGAGAGCATCGATTTACCGCATCCTGGTGGACCAATCATGAGCATATTATGACCACTAGCTGCCACAGCTAAGTATTCACTCAGTATGTCTTGCCCTTTTACATCTGCAAAATCTAAGATGATGAGTCTTCTGTTTGTTTGATTCGGATAAAATCATAGTGGGAATTTGTTCTCGATGTTTCAAAACATCAATGATCTCAAAAAGTGTCTGACAACCAATCACTTGAATGCCCTTGACAAGTGTAGCTTTTTGTAAGTTTTCACAAGCGACAATCAAGTGGAAATGCCATTTTCCTTTTTGTGGCAATAGCCATTGGTAGAACCCCAGCCACAGGACTAATCTGAGCATTTAGAGAAAGTTCTCAAATAAGGCAAAGGAGGTTAATAATCATCTTTTTCTCAGGAAATTGAAAATTACAATACGTAATAGCAGATTCAATTCATTCTTTTGATTCTTTTACAGCAGTGTCACCAAGACCTACAATCGAAACACTTTGCTGTCCACTAATCGTATCAGCTTCAACTTCAATTATGTGACCGTCTACACGGCAAGTTGCAAAACTATGAAAAATGGAAGTCATTTTCTCACTCCTTTTGTTAGGGAATAGCACTTAACCATTAGCAATTCGCTTTTAATATTAAGACTAAAGATTTAGAAAGGGTTTATTGTGGTCGGGAGGCTAAGGCAGTTCGTCTTCCTTTTCAACAAATTGTTGATAATGAAAACTATGTGGTTGGGGGAAGTATGATAAAAAACGCTTAGTTTGTACATGGTCATTCTTTTCATAAAAAATATAAGTCCTATAGCTACTATATGGATAATGCTCAGGATTTTTTACCATATTTGCTTCATATGGATTGAGGTAATATATTTACTTACTTTTAATTCATATTGCTTTGAATCAATCAATTCAGCACCATACCTTCCTGGAAACAGTGCCCAACAAAATGGTGTTTTCGATTGAAATATTTAAAGTTATAAGAAACATAATTTTATCAATAGAGTCATTAGAAGTTTGGATTTGAAGATAGAATAGAAAAGAAAAATGAATTTTAGCGGAGTACAACGTCTGACGTACGGCGGTGGAAGAGGACGTTCAAGGTACCTTGTAGTATTTACTTCTACTCTATCAAAAATGATAGAAAGTACTCATTAATTATGCAAAAATATGGTATTCTTATAAAGACTATGTAATTGTATGTAAATAATACTTTATAATTCAAGCCTAATTAAATTTAGCAAAGGTGGTGTTATTCTTTTTGCGAAAGCTGTTATCAGTGATATCAATCTTTTTAGTTGTTGCAACACTCTACTTCTTTAATTTCTTTTACATATTTTCTAATAATCTAACAGACTTATTTGTACAAGAGCCTGGTGAGGCTGATCCGTCTATTAAAATACTTGCGATTAATGACGAGAGTCTTGAACAGGTAGGAAGGTGGCCGTGGTCACGTGACGTGATTGCTGGAGTTTCGGAGCTATTAGCTGAAAATGGAGCCACAGCTGTGTTTGTAGACGTCTTATATACTGAATCAAGTGAAACCCATGCTGAAGATGATGAGTTTCAACGAGTACTTAATGAGCATCAAAATATCTTCTTACCCGTTTATTTTCATTTAGATCAGTACCAAGTGAATCGAGACTATCTTTCCTATCAAAGATTAAACAAACCAATCTATCAAATCGATAGAAGTCGAAAAGGACATATAAATGCGTGGGAAGGTAGTGACCGTGTTGTACGTGAGGTTTTGTTAGGAGTTCCTGATGAAGCAGGAGAGATTATTCCTGCAATGGGAGTACAATTGGCAAATCTGAAATTACCCGAAGAAAAACAAATCAATTGGAATGAAAACAATGAGTGGTTTTTTGGTAAGGAACCGATCAAAACTGGTTCCTATAGTGAAGCCTACTTCTCCTATACATCTACCCCTACCCAATCATCCTTTGCAACTTACTCTATTGGTAGTGTCTTAAATGGAGAGGTAGAAGCGGGTTATTTCAATGACAGTATTGTCCTTATTGGACCTTATACTGTTGGGTTACAAGATTTATTTTATGTTCCGCAAAGCCAAACGAGGATGTTCGGTGTTGAAATTCATGCGAATATCGTTCAAAGTTTGCTGGAGCATACAATCTTTTATGAAGTTTCAAAGCTAATTGGGCTTTTAATAATAGGAATGGTAACGGTGATATCTTTCATTACTATGGAACGCGTTACCGCAAAGTGGGCCATCTTGGTATGTGCTACCTACATAACTTTATATACAATGCTATTTAACTTCTTAATTGAAACTCAGAATATGATTTTACCGTTTTTCTATGCGCTCTTGGCAATTGTCTTTTCTTACGTGACATCTGTTGTTTCTCATTATTTAAAGGAACGTCGAGAACGTAGCAGAGTAACAGGGATTTTTGGGCGATATGTTGCAAAAAGCGTTGTTACAGAAATCTTATCAAATCGAGAAGAAATCCAGCTTGGTGGGGAACGGAAGGATGTAACATTACTGTTTGTAGATATTCGTGGATTTACCACCCTTTCAGAAAAGATTGAGCCGGAAGAAGTAATTAATATTTTAAATGAATATTTAGATTTATGTACACGAGCGATATTTAAGTATGAGGGAACACTTGATAAATTTATGGGTGACGGTGTTATGGCTATCTTTGGAGCACCAGTTCCACAAGAGGACCATGCTAAGCGAGCTGTACAAACAGCCTTAGAAATGAAAAGAAATGCAGGACATTTAGCGTTAAAATTAGAAGAAAAATATGGCCGAACAGTCAGTTTCGGAATTGGTATCAACACTGGGCCAGCCGTTATCGGAAACATTGGTTCAAAGGAGCGTCTTGAATATACAGCGATAGGAGACACAGTAAATCTAGCAGCTCGTTTGGAGTCTAATGCAAAGCCAGGTCAGATTCTCATTAGTGAAGATACATATCATAGGGTTAAAGGTGATTTTGAAATAAAACCATTAGATGTAATCAGCGTAAAAGGGAAAGAAAAAAAAGTAATGATTTATCAAGTAGAAGGAGAGAAGTAATGAAGATAAAATGGGTTATTCTATTATCCACTATTCTAGTATTTTTCTTAGTTCCTACAATTAATACTGAAGCGAGTTCAACGGCTCTATTAAAGGAGATAGAGGGAGAAGTGTTTGTTCAAAAAGTAGGTGGGAAGAAAGAAATCAAAGCCTATGACGGCATGAGTATTCATCTAGGTGATACGATACAAACAGGTGAAGGGGCATCAGTCAAAATTGATTTTGGGGATAATAATCAAGCCACTTTAGGGCAATATGGAAAAATAACAATTGCTGAGTTAGTTACAGATCGAGTGAGCATTCCGAATATGATTGAAATTGCATCAGCCAATGGAAAAAAGGTTGGTGTCAAACAGGAGTCAGGAGGCCTTTGGAGTAAAATAAAAGGTGTATTTGGCGCTGGTGATCGACACCGTGTTGAAACATCAACTGCTGTCATGGGTGTACGAGGAACATTATTCTTAACTGTAGTTAACCAAGAGAGTGGTAACGAAAGAGTCGCTGTAGTTGATGGTGAACTAGGAATTGAAAGGTCTAGAGCATCAGGGGTTACTGATCCATTGAATGAACCGCGGGTAAGACCAGGCCAAGAGCAATCTCTTGATGAAGATTCCAGTGAACCGATAGCGATTAATTACCAAGAGACAATAGAAAGTATTGATGATGTTCTCGTTGTGGAAATGATCACCGATGCAATTGAAGCAGCCGAAGAACGTACGGAAGAGGCTAATAAAGAAGTAGAAGAGTTAGATGGAATGAACGATTTAGAAAAAGCGAAAAGAGCATTAGAAATGGCAGCTAGTGCAGAACTACTTTCAAGAATTACAGAAACAATTGTTCAGCAAACACAACGTTCCAATAAGGTTGAAGCGATTAACTCAAGATTACAAATTAGAGAGCAATCGCTTGAACAACTAGCTGAGAGAGCAAGAGAGGTTCGACAGAATGCTGAAGAAACAAGAAGCAATGTTGAGCAAAGAGCAAGAGAAGTTGGTGTTAGTGAAGATGATATTGAACAATCGAGAGAAGAGACAACTAGGGTCATAACTGAAATAGAGGAAACAACTACTGAGCAAAGTCAACCGACAGCATCTCCGCCATCTTCAGGAGGTGGCGGAGGAGGAGGTAGTACGGGAAGTGGTGAAAATCATGTCATCTCTCCACCAACCACATTAACTCCACCTACTGAAATTAGCACTGAAAGTATCACAAGCGGATACGAGGTTTATAATCGAATCACTTGGGAAGAAACTCTAGGTGCTGATGAAGGAGTCTATCAAATTTCAAGAAATACGACTAACTCTATGGAAGGTGCAACTATAGTAGCAAATAATATCTCACCAACGGAAACGGAGTACATAGATTACTCAGTAACACCAGGGGCTGAATATTATTATTTCGTCTCAGTTCGAAACGTTGATGACAGTGAATCCATTTCAATTTCAACAGATGGTACTTATGTACGAACGGTGTTGTTAGCTTGTTCTTATGAAAGAGAATCATTGTACGTACATTATTCTTCTGTTAATGAATATAACGAAATGAGTATCCAATGGTATCACATTTATTACTCTGATTTTACTTATAATTACAAGATATATATAAATGATGAATTAGTCTCTACACAAGATGTACAACAGTTTACACACCAATTAGAATTTAATCATGATTATGAAGTAAGAGTTGAAGCATGGCATGAAGGTGCCCAAGAGGTAAGTGTCTTTCATGAGATAAATGTATCAACTAGTCCTTTCAGAGAGGCGAGCTATGAGTACACAAATAATGAGATTGATGTAGAACATATAGAAGTCAACTATAGAAATGCTGGGTTTTCGATAGGCGATCGTGAAGTACATCTTGTTCTCGATGGGATAGAAACTGAAAATGCCTATACTATGGCATCTCCTGATAGCATCGGTTTACAAGGTACTTATATAGAACAGAACTCTACGTTTTACGTATTTTTATATGAGGACGATATAGAAACGTTTAAGCAGATGGAAAGTAATCTCTTTCAGGTTATCGCTAGGGGAGAAGACCTAGAGTATAAAGTAACTGGGAACTACTATGAACAGTTTGAGCTAACTCCTTCTATAAATGGAGATACAGTAACCTTAACATGGGAAATAGAAAACTTTAACAGACACTACCATTTCCATGTGTCCTATGGTGGGTATTTACCTTACCATGAAGGGAACACTTCTAGAAGTTCTAGCCATTATAATCAAAGTTCGATATGTAGTGATGGGATATGCAGTATTACTTTTAACGAATTAGAATATGGCCTTCATTATCAATTTGAATTAACGAGCTCTTGGGGCGAAGGTTTCATAGACGATGTCCTAATTGAAGTTCCAGAAAATGCAGCAGCATTGCTTTTAGGAATAGCTATGGAGACAAATGTAGAGGGCTTTTATCAGACTCTTGAAGACCTTTTGTTAAAAAGGGTAAACGCAAACTATAAGGAACACTATATGGAGCAATATATTTTGAAACAAGCAGATTTTGATATCGAAATAACAGAGGGGAATATTGAATTTGCTTATGTTCTGTTGCAGGAGCTGATTGATTATGTAAATGCGTTTAATGAAGTGCAAAATAGTCTAGTAAACAAGGATGATGAGGACTTTAGTGGTTACTATTTACCAACAGGTGCTTACTTACAAGAAGACGACATCATCATCCATCATTCAAGAATAACAAACACGAACTATACCTTTAGATCA contains:
- a CDS encoding S-layer homology domain-containing protein, encoding MAYQPKSYRKFLATSLSAAMVATVAAPLAVPTTTEAASKFPDVASNAYYADAVEYLVNKGVIEGMPNGTFAPNEGVTRAQAAKMLAEALELEVSTTATLGFSDTKNDAWYAPYVAALVEEGIIEGLPDGTFAPNATITRAQLAKMVVEAYELEQDATAIIPFTDTVAGAWYEDYVNTLFSLGVVNGMTDTTFAPGATVTRAQSAVFLHRTLEPTERVDVPRDEPVYTSPTIVSVDAAVNANKTVLVTGDAALLDEVTVEIFEVDVEEALVTAEVEVQNDSFEFTSEELANGNYVVVVSAEDVDAVEVEFSVTDVTAAPGTITFENQPQTTTLAFGAPLNEVFKFQVTAGNDDITLRSIQLNQYGTARTTTQDIVNIHLMVDGEIVTSGTINTHSQVRLNRQVTVPKNSTLEFVVLADINSTAGATRTVQFGLDSVNGINANANINGSFPAIGNSFSLIAGNVGSLSLTQNTTPRTVEVGKEQETIGQFSLQPVDEAVEVRSVTLTARDLDTDKFANYYLYNNRTGERIDVEGIIRSNDKVVFNLANNPIKVDRNQSFQFQLKADPTDVTGGNPNSRFEIQNSYDIIAKGLNSGFNNNTTVTSPIQLSGQITVNAGLPELLISTKSPRANDTIVATSSEAGVVREYNFVTKGEDLELRNVSFHVNAQDALQNPVALNQIREVQLIDKNSGSVVANVTNLTGTGANTFTVNNINWLFDRAKTSELQTRVILADSSTVRYVDVRLGELTYRLTDTRTDNTIHNGGLPTSAQFKQVAAEGTVKISDDGGQIKGYSLSSGLSEASLGGFTFKPENENVDLRKVYINASALGSGTALNNVLANPVLKVEDTVVGYGTFNGNQIRFDLSTAYQLEKNEEVELQLYADVLDSPSVTTADVLNLNLTSYETRSSTTGNIVPVTGLTQSLTEETSTSGVYETFNFRDTSVVVDVSNEAVDTSWGTSRTLLRFTVDNLASVETNEKRATLEQVQFKNLFNFTAAATSNDVLTFVVRRNNLNPVTSGTSVFSTDANGNHVITATGGSRVVGGTKSETFLLNADLSEAGFEGTRMRLDAVRGNWIIRDNSGNVITPLFKNDKGPDIRIN
- a CDS encoding adenylate/guanylate cyclase domain-containing protein; translation: MRKLLSVISIFLVVATLYFFNFFYIFSNNLTDLFVQEPGEADPSIKILAINDESLEQVGRWPWSRDVIAGVSELLAENGATAVFVDVLYTESSETHAEDDEFQRVLNEHQNIFLPVYFHLDQYQVNRDYLSYQRLNKPIYQIDRSRKGHINAWEGSDRVVREVLLGVPDEAGEIIPAMGVQLANLKLPEEKQINWNENNEWFFGKEPIKTGSYSEAYFSYTSTPTQSSFATYSIGSVLNGEVEAGYFNDSIVLIGPYTVGLQDLFYVPQSQTRMFGVEIHANIVQSLLEHTIFYEVSKLIGLLIIGMVTVISFITMERVTAKWAILVCATYITLYTMLFNFLIETQNMILPFFYALLAIVFSYVTSVVSHYLKERRERSRVTGIFGRYVAKSVVTEILSNREEIQLGGERKDVTLLFVDIRGFTTLSEKIEPEEVINILNEYLDLCTRAIFKYEGTLDKFMGDGVMAIFGAPVPQEDHAKRAVQTALEMKRNAGHLALKLEEKYGRTVSFGIGINTGPAVIGNIGSKERLEYTAIGDTVNLAARLESNAKPGQILISEDTYHRVKGDFEIKPLDVISVKGKEKKVMIYQVEGEK
- a CDS encoding FecR domain-containing protein, which codes for MKIKWVILLSTILVFFLVPTINTEASSTALLKEIEGEVFVQKVGGKKEIKAYDGMSIHLGDTIQTGEGASVKIDFGDNNQATLGQYGKITIAELVTDRVSIPNMIEIASANGKKVGVKQESGGLWSKIKGVFGAGDRHRVETSTAVMGVRGTLFLTVVNQESGNERVAVVDGELGIERSRASGVTDPLNEPRVRPGQEQSLDEDSSEPIAINYQETIESIDDVLVVEMITDAIEAAEERTEEANKEVEELDGMNDLEKAKRALEMAASAELLSRITETIVQQTQRSNKVEAINSRLQIREQSLEQLAERAREVRQNAEETRSNVEQRAREVGVSEDDIEQSREETTRVITEIEETTTEQSQPTASPPSSGGGGGGGSTGSGENHVISPPTTLTPPTEISTESITSGYEVYNRITWEETLGADEGVYQISRNTTNSMEGATIVANNISPTETEYIDYSVTPGAEYYYFVSVRNVDDSESISISTDGTYVRTVLLACSYERESLYVHYSSVNEYNEMSIQWYHIYYSDFTYNYKIYINDELVSTQDVQQFTHQLEFNHDYEVRVEAWHEGAQEVSVFHEINVSTSPFREASYEYTNNEIDVEHIEVNYRNAGFSIGDREVHLVLDGIETENAYTMASPDSIGLQGTYIEQNSTFYVFLYEDDIETFKQMESNLFQVIARGEDLEYKVTGNYYEQFELTPSINGDTVTLTWEIENFNRHYHFHVSYGGYLPYHEGNTSRSSSHYNQSSICSDGICSITFNELEYGLHYQFELTSSWGEGFIDDVLIEVPENAAALLLGIAMETNVEGFYQTLEDLLLKRVNANYKEHYMEQYILKQADFDIEITEGNIEFAYVLLQELIDYVNAFNEVQNSLVNKDDEDFSGYYLPTGAYLQEDDIIIHHSRITNTNYTFRSNLSIVNVNLKDEWNGGSYSYGVNCHTSTENLAYYFVGIDLPLGEIDNIIIKVETRFNTYLSYSFINENYYKIQFEDSDLSMTPITEESAYANFLY